A region from the Diadema setosum chromosome 13, eeDiaSeto1, whole genome shotgun sequence genome encodes:
- the LOC140236961 gene encoding phospholipase A-2-activating protein-like, producing the protein MAAPFRISCTLVGHESDIRAVAAGLYPEGAIITGSRDRTTRLWTPSSDKGVGFQEAHCMSGHQNFVSCVCVLPPSEKYTQGLIMTGSNDAKIHAYTLESPMPVYKLEGHKNTVCALAAGKFGTLLSGSWDTTAKVWLNERNVMTLQGHEATVWAVALLPTQGLMLTGSADKTIKMWRAGRCERTFTGHSDCVRALAIVSEMEFLSASNDGTVRRWLTTGDCVHQYQGHTGFIYSMALLANGTDFVTSSEDRTVRVWADSQCQQTITMPAQSNWSVAAMQNGDIIVGSSDGVARVFTRAESRVADPEAQTAFEKQVAAFSMPAKTQTFGGIKMEDLPDKSDLEKPGTKEGQTKLIRVGKSVEAYQWSVAEKRWTKIGDVVGTEGDDVTPSSGKVMYEGKEYDYVFDVDLEEGRPNLKLPYNVSDDPWHAAQRFIHANDLSQYYLEQIANFIIQNTKGVTLGSAPPSENYADPFTGGSRYVPGSRGDPSVPTVGQGARDPFTGASSYIPSQGAGAGAATASQTASPNEFFPKKEFVTFDSAKPAAILGKIRELNSSIEGALQLDEASLGHLESLLASVSNGQGDTPTGQQMETLVRLLKWPQEHVFPGLDVLRLAIRHPVVNQSFCNARDGEAFLNQLLSLATDAGPVPNHMLVLRTLCNCFSQSEGRMLVATHRDRVGEAAMHSLKITNKNVHVAVATIILNFAVLLHTGTDIEAKSQFVAMATTQLADEKDPEAQFRLLVCLGTLVVGDENSQAIANSLDAARIVKGLAGVMEPAKIGRCATLLGKLLH; encoded by the exons TGACAAAGGAGTTGGCTTCCAGGAAGCCCACTGCATGAGCGGACACCAGAACTTTGTTTCCTGCGTTTGCGTGCTCCCTCCAAGCGAGAAATATACCCAGGGCCTCATCATGACGGGAAGCAATGATGCAAAGATCCATGCCTACACACTGGAGAGCCCCATGCCTGTCTACAAGCTGGAAGGTCACAAAAACACAG TCTGTGCCCTGGCTGCTGGGAAGTTTGGAACTCTCCTGAGCGGGTCGTGGGACACCACAGCGAAGGTGTGGCTCAACGAACGCAATGTCATGACCCTGCAGGGCCACGAAGCAACGGTCTGGGCAGTCGCCCTGCTTCCCACCCAAGGTTTGATGCTGACAGGGTCTGCAGACAAGACTATCAAGATGTGGCGAGCTGGTCGTTGTGAACGGACTTTTACTG GTCACTCCGACTGCGTCCGTGCTCTGGCCATTGTCTCCGAGATGGAATTCCTGTCGGCCAGCAATGACGGCACCGTCCGGCGGTGGCTGACCACTGGGGACTGCGTCCACCAATACCAGGGCCACACTGGCTTCATCTACAGCATGGCCCTCCTGGCCAACGGGACGGACTTTGTGACGTCCAGCGAGGACCGGACGGTCAGGGTGTGGGCTGACAGTCAGTGTCAGCAGACCATCACGATGCCAGCTCAGTCCAATTGGAGTGTGGCTGCGATGCAAAATGGAGACATTATCGTGGGATCAAG TGACGGAGTGGCAAGGGTCTTCACCCGCGCCGAGTCGAGAGTCGCCGACCCGGAGGCCCAGACCGCCTTTGAGAAGCAGGTCGCTGCCTTCTCCATGCCGGCCAAGACGCAGACGTTTGGCGGGATCAAGATGGAGGATCTGCCCGACAAATCAGACTTGGAAAAACCAG GAACCAAAGAGGGCCAGACAAAACTGATCCGGGTGGGGAAGTCAGTGGAGGCGTACCAGTGGAGCGTGGCCGAGAAGCGCTGGACCAAGATAGGGGATGTGGTGGGGACGGAGGGAGACGACGTCACGCCCAGCTCAGGGAAGGTCATGTACGAAGGCAAG GAGTATGACTATGTCTTCGACGTGGACTTGGAAGAAGGCCGTCCAAACCTGAAGCTGCCCTACAATGTCTCGGACGACCCGTGGCACGCAGCGCAACGCTTCATCCACGCCAACGACCTCAGCCAGTACTACCTAGAGCAGATCGCCAACTTCATCATCCAGAACACCAAGGGTGTGACGCTGGGGTCGGCCCCTCCATCAGAAAACTATGCAGATCCATTCACAG GCGGATCACGTTATGTTCCTGGTAGCCGTGGCGACCCCTCTGTGCCGACTGTAGGTCAAGGAGCTCGCGACCCCTTTACAG GGGCCTCCAGCTACATTCCCTCCCAAGGAGCTGGGGCCGGAGCAGCCACTGCCAGCCAGACTGCCTCGCCAAACGAGTTCTTCCCCAAGAAGGAATTCGTCACGTTCGATTCTGCCAAGCCAGCGGCTATTCTAG GTAAAATCAGGGAGCTGAACTCATCAATAGAGGGCGCCTTACAACTTGATGAAGCAAGTCTTGGCCATTTAGAAAGCCTACTGGCTAGTGTGTCCAATGGTCAGGGAGACACTCCCACCGGTCAACAGATGGAGACATTGGTCAGACTTCTCAAGTGGCCTCAAG AACATGTCTTCCCTGGCTTGGATGTTCTACGATTGGCCATTCGCCACCCGGTCGTCAACCAGAGCTTCTGCAATGCCCGCGATGGAGAGGCCTTCCTAAACCAGCTCCTGAGCCTGGCAACCGACGCCGGCCCTGTCCCGAACCACATGCTTGTCCTCAGAACACTGTGTAACTGCTTCTCTCAGTCGGAGGGACGGATGCTGGTGGCCACTCACCGCGACAGGGTCGGGGAGGCCGCCATGCACAGCCTCAAGATCACGAACAAAAATGTCCACGTCGCCGTGGCGACCATCATCCTAAACTTCGCCGTCCTCCTGCACACGGGCACGGATATTGAAGCGAAATCGCAGTTTGTGGCCATGGCAACCACGCAACTTGCAGATGAGAAAGATCCAGAGGCCCAGTTCCGCCTCTTGGTCTGCTTGGGGACGCTGGTCGTCGGGGACGAGAACTCGCAGGCAATAGCAAATTCATTGGACGCTGCCCGCATTGTGAAGGGTCTCGCGGGTGTCATGGAACCGGCAAAAATTGGACGGTGCGCCACTCTGCTTGGCAAACTGCTACACTGA